One Candidatus Uhrbacteria bacterium CG10_big_fil_rev_8_21_14_0_10_50_16 genomic region harbors:
- the rplJ gene encoding 50S ribosomal protein L10 has protein sequence MAKTRAQKEQMIADLTDTFSKTKSVVFAEFSGVPVQAMDRLRTQARNENIAVSVSKKTLMNIAAQQAGWTGVDTAQLPNSVVTLMGYEDEVLPAKLVAAFAKGQAGVQIVGGVLEGAYASADQMIALSQLPGKQELYAKLVGSINAPVSGFVNVLAGNIRGLLYTLNAIQEQKA, from the coding sequence ATGGCAAAAACACGTGCTCAGAAAGAGCAAATGATTGCCGACCTGACGGACACGTTCTCAAAGACCAAATCCGTGGTGTTCGCTGAGTTTTCCGGAGTTCCCGTCCAAGCAATGGACCGTCTCCGTACACAGGCACGCAATGAAAACATTGCTGTGTCGGTCTCCAAAAAGACCCTCATGAACATTGCAGCGCAACAGGCTGGTTGGACCGGTGTGGATACGGCTCAACTGCCAAATAGCGTGGTCACCCTTATGGGGTACGAGGACGAGGTACTTCCAGCAAAGTTGGTCGCAGCTTTTGCAAAGGGACAGGCCGGTGTCCAGATTGTCGGTGGCGTGCTCGAGGGAGCCTATGCTTCCGCCGACCAAATGATTGCCTTGTCACAGCTTCCTGGAAAGCAGGAGTTGTACGCAAAGCTCGTTGGTTCGATCAATGCCCCCGTCTCTGGTTTCGTCAATGTATTGGCAGGCAACATTCGTGGCCTGCTCTACACATTGAACGCGATCCAGGAACAAAAGGCATAA